A portion of the Halopelagius inordinatus genome contains these proteins:
- a CDS encoding geranylgeranyl reductase family protein has product MSTTHEYDVVVVGAGTSGCYAAATVANEGLDAVVVERKTAEEAGHIACGDALKGADEFPDAIPKSQIEPAFTNTDVDHGRFEIPKEDSVLEIPVPGELAVIDRWEYGRRLIEGAENAGAEFHYDTVVQDVTQDDDGTVTGVTGKHKGEEVEYDADIVVDGAGALSLLQDKADLSEATFDTNVSYSQFCSAYREIVEVEEPVEWSDALVFKPADVAAAYVWYFPRTETTINAGLGFQMNEEPMKLVDDLKDDLRNREEFEGATVTDKLGAALPTRRPYDSAVAPGFIAAGDSAAHVNPTTGGGIAGAAYAGEYAGDQAIKAVENDDVSEEMLWHYNERVMSHFGARYAGLDVYNILSTAINVDELMSLLAALPGEKLAEALYSGTTSFGPKLALKTAKESYGYWELIYKFYKTKNLADELMSHYNRYPGRPGALAGWQAERDRLMENIYEVTGADPKY; this is encoded by the coding sequence ATGAGCACGACCCACGAGTACGACGTCGTCGTCGTCGGGGCAGGCACTTCGGGGTGCTACGCGGCAGCGACCGTCGCGAATGAGGGTCTCGACGCCGTCGTCGTCGAGCGAAAGACTGCAGAAGAGGCGGGCCACATCGCCTGTGGCGACGCCCTCAAGGGCGCAGACGAGTTCCCCGATGCCATCCCCAAATCGCAGATAGAGCCGGCGTTCACGAACACCGACGTCGACCACGGGCGCTTCGAGATACCCAAAGAGGACTCGGTGCTCGAAATTCCCGTCCCCGGGGAACTCGCGGTCATCGACCGCTGGGAGTACGGTCGCCGCCTCATCGAGGGCGCCGAGAACGCGGGCGCGGAGTTCCACTACGACACCGTCGTCCAAGACGTGACGCAGGACGACGACGGCACCGTCACCGGCGTCACGGGCAAGCACAAAGGCGAAGAAGTCGAGTACGACGCCGACATCGTCGTCGACGGCGCCGGTGCCCTGTCGCTTCTGCAGGACAAGGCGGACCTCTCGGAGGCGACGTTCGACACGAACGTCTCGTACTCGCAGTTCTGTTCGGCCTACCGCGAAATCGTCGAAGTAGAGGAGCCAGTCGAGTGGTCCGACGCACTCGTGTTCAAGCCCGCCGACGTCGCCGCCGCGTACGTCTGGTACTTCCCGCGGACCGAGACGACCATCAACGCCGGTCTGGGGTTCCAGATGAACGAGGAACCGATGAAACTCGTCGACGATCTGAAAGACGATCTCCGGAACCGCGAGGAGTTCGAGGGCGCGACGGTCACCGACAAACTCGGCGCGGCCCTGCCGACGCGTCGCCCCTACGACTCCGCCGTCGCACCGGGGTTCATCGCCGCGGGCGACTCCGCGGCCCACGTCAACCCGACCACCGGCGGCGGAATCGCCGGTGCCGCGTACGCCGGCGAGTACGCGGGCGACCAGGCGATAAAAGCCGTCGAGAACGACGACGTCTCCGAGGAGATGCTCTGGCACTACAACGAACGCGTCATGTCGCACTTCGGGGCGCGGTACGCCGGACTCGACGTCTACAACATCCTCTCGACGGCCATCAACGTCGACGAACTGATGAGTCTCTTGGCCGCGCTTCCGGGCGAGAAACTCGCCGAAGCGCTCTACTCGGGGACCACGTCGTTCGGCCCGAAACTCGCTCTCAAGACCGCAAAGGAGAGTTACGGCTACTGGGAGCTTATCTACAAGTTCTACAAGACGAAGAACCTCGCGGACGAACTTATGAGCCATTACAACCGCTATCCCGGCCGTCCCGGCGCACTCGCCGGATGGCAGGCAGAACGTGACCGTCTGATGGAGAACATATACGAGGTCACGGGCGCGGACCCGAAGTACTGA
- a CDS encoding ABC transporter permease: protein MSETSLRSNLTEGLDSRRLVAGVAALLLVAIGVLGVLFPSSDAGQVLNILTAKSTLSATLRLSVPIAFAALGGIFAEKSGVINIGLEGLLIISAFGGVYFADVTGSTWLGLLAGVLASTLLALLFAVVCIEFRADQIIAGLAIWLIALGLAPFASQVVYGGPNTASVPTIGTVTIPYLSDIPSLGALFDATPFVYMMFVAVALSWWTLNRTTFGRWVIASGENPKALDTAGVDVQRVRYAAVVISGVLAGIGGAALSLSLGQFTGNGPTMVNGKGFIAIVAYLFGNYNPIGAMLSTMLFAGLDALQLTLQARDVFAIPQPLVRTIPYVTVIVVLALVGRTQIPEAAGDHYESGDD, encoded by the coding sequence ATGAGTGAGACGAGTCTGCGGTCGAACCTGACCGAGGGCCTCGACTCGCGGCGACTCGTCGCGGGCGTCGCCGCCCTCCTGCTCGTGGCCATCGGCGTCCTCGGCGTCCTGTTCCCGTCGTCGGACGCCGGACAGGTGCTGAACATCCTCACCGCAAAGAGCACGCTCTCGGCGACGCTGCGTCTCTCGGTGCCCATCGCGTTCGCCGCTCTCGGCGGCATCTTCGCCGAGAAGAGCGGCGTCATCAACATCGGGCTCGAAGGCCTGCTCATCATCTCGGCGTTCGGCGGCGTCTACTTCGCCGACGTGACAGGGAGCACGTGGCTCGGTCTGTTGGCGGGCGTCCTCGCCAGCACGCTCCTCGCACTGCTGTTTGCGGTGGTCTGCATCGAGTTCCGCGCCGACCAGATTATCGCCGGACTCGCCATCTGGCTCATCGCGCTCGGACTCGCTCCGTTCGCGTCACAGGTCGTCTACGGCGGCCCGAACACGGCGAGCGTTCCGACCATCGGGACGGTTACGATTCCGTACCTCTCGGATATCCCGTCGCTCGGTGCGCTGTTCGACGCGACGCCGTTCGTCTACATGATGTTCGTCGCCGTCGCCCTCTCGTGGTGGACGCTCAATCGGACCACGTTCGGTCGCTGGGTCATCGCGAGCGGTGAGAACCCGAAAGCGCTCGACACGGCGGGCGTGGACGTGCAACGCGTCCGCTACGCCGCCGTCGTCATCTCGGGCGTCCTCGCCGGTATCGGGGGCGCGGCGCTGTCGCTCAGTCTCGGACAGTTCACCGGCAACGGCCCGACGATGGTCAACGGGAAAGGGTTCATCGCCATCGTCGCCTACCTGTTCGGCAACTACAACCCCATCGGCGCGATGCTCTCGACGATGCTGTTTGCCGGACTCGACGCGCTTCAACTGACGCTGCAGGCGCGCGACGTGTTCGCGATTCCGCAACCGCTCGTCCGGACCATCCCGTACGTGACGGTCATCGTCGTCCTCGCTCTCGTCGGCCGGACCCAGATACCCGAGGCCGCGGGCGACCACTACGAGTCGGGCGACGACTGA
- a CDS encoding bis(5'-nucleosyl)-tetraphosphatase, translating to MTVEAVSAGAILFRDTRGRREYLLLKSRPGDWEFPKGGVEGNEELQQTAIREIKEEAGIEDFRLIDGFREDYDYVFEANGKTIHKTVHLFIARSFEASAELSREHRDLQWRDYEQAINTITQDGPRDILERAHTFLDDILAENDEENRRYIA from the coding sequence ATGACAGTGGAAGCGGTGAGCGCTGGAGCCATCCTCTTCCGCGACACCCGCGGCCGACGGGAGTACTTACTCCTGAAGAGCCGACCGGGGGACTGGGAGTTCCCCAAAGGCGGGGTCGAAGGAAACGAGGAGCTCCAGCAGACGGCCATTCGCGAGATCAAAGAGGAGGCGGGAATCGAAGATTTCCGTCTCATCGACGGGTTCCGCGAGGATTACGACTACGTGTTCGAGGCGAACGGCAAGACGATTCACAAGACGGTGCACCTGTTTATCGCACGCTCCTTCGAGGCGAGTGCGGAACTCTCCCGGGAGCACCGCGACCTGCAGTGGCGCGACTACGAGCAGGCGATAAACACCATCACGCAGGACGGCCCGCGCGACATCTTAGAGCGGGCCCACACGTTCCTCGACGACATCCTCGCGGAGAACGACGAGGAGAACCGGCGCTACATCGCCTGA
- a CDS encoding amidohydrolase has product MTTSDLVTLRRDLHRHPEPAWREFYTTARLVDELETRDLDALYVGREVLSEDERMAVPEESELDEWYERALAAGAREDVLEALRGGYTGAVAVAERGDGPTVALRVDIDGLPITESESDDHVPAATGFRSEHEGFMHACGHDAHAAIGLGVLDSVLASDFEGTLKVFFQPGEELVAGGRAMSKSGHLDDVDYLYGVHVGLDHPSGEIVAGIDGFLAVSHFRAEFTGTPSHAGARPEAGDNAVQAMAAAVQNLYGIPRHADGATRVNAGMVGGGTATNIVPEEAFIEGEVRGETTELMEYMEEKSRRVLRSAAEMHGCEVETFTEGKAPSARSDDELVSVVSDVARENANVTSLVERDALGGSEDATYLMREVQENGGKAAYIGVGTDHPGGHHTGTFDVDEDSIGLGIDVLSSAIRELSTRRP; this is encoded by the coding sequence ATGACGACGTCTGACCTCGTCACGCTTCGACGCGACTTGCACCGACATCCGGAACCCGCGTGGCGCGAGTTCTACACGACAGCACGTCTCGTGGACGAACTGGAGACGCGGGATTTAGACGCCCTCTACGTCGGGCGCGAGGTGTTGTCGGAGGACGAACGCATGGCCGTCCCCGAGGAGTCGGAACTCGACGAGTGGTACGAACGCGCTCTCGCCGCGGGTGCCCGCGAGGACGTCCTCGAAGCCCTCCGCGGCGGCTACACCGGCGCGGTGGCCGTCGCAGAACGGGGCGACGGGCCGACTGTGGCCCTGCGTGTGGACATCGACGGACTCCCGATTACGGAGTCCGAGAGCGACGACCACGTCCCGGCGGCGACGGGCTTTCGTTCCGAACACGAGGGGTTCATGCACGCCTGCGGGCACGACGCCCACGCGGCAATCGGACTCGGCGTCCTCGATTCGGTTCTCGCGAGCGACTTCGAGGGGACGCTGAAGGTGTTTTTCCAACCCGGAGAGGAACTCGTCGCCGGCGGGCGAGCGATGTCGAAGTCCGGCCACTTAGACGACGTCGATTATCTCTACGGCGTCCACGTCGGCCTCGACCACCCGTCGGGCGAGATAGTCGCGGGTATCGACGGTTTCCTCGCCGTCTCCCACTTTCGCGCGGAGTTCACGGGCACGCCGTCTCACGCGGGCGCGCGACCCGAAGCGGGAGACAACGCGGTGCAGGCGATGGCGGCGGCGGTCCAGAACCTCTACGGCATCCCGCGGCACGCGGACGGCGCGACGCGCGTCAACGCCGGGATGGTCGGCGGCGGTACCGCGACGAACATCGTCCCCGAGGAGGCGTTCATCGAGGGCGAAGTCCGAGGCGAGACGACGGAACTGATGGAGTACATGGAGGAGAAATCCCGTCGCGTCCTCCGGTCCGCCGCGGAGATGCACGGCTGTGAGGTGGAGACGTTCACCGAGGGCAAAGCGCCCTCCGCGCGGAGCGACGACGAACTCGTCTCCGTCGTGAGCGACGTCGCCCGGGAGAACGCGAACGTCACCTCACTCGTCGAACGCGACGCTCTCGGCGGGAGCGAAGACGCCACCTACCTCATGCGGGAGGTACAGGAGAACGGCGGCAAAGCCGCCTACATCGGCGTCGGAACCGACCACCCCGGCGGCCACCACACCGGCACGTTCGACGTGGACGAAGACAGCATCGGACTCGGTATCGACGTCCTCTCGTCGGCCATCCGAGAACTATCGACGCGACGGCCCTGA
- a CDS encoding DUF5797 family protein, producing MALSDEEKERLADVVRLQPTKNKELQERWGLDSGSDVHRYLEDSLKEYYYRDDNSLIRATAEAAELVDVEPGVETDDAEAEVPSVIRVPRLESRVFSVVAGPDERSESVVSVLNKVRDRFDADPDVEDVRRALQSLRRKGVVEVVYRTVPTFRLAVERDEVDVEVTD from the coding sequence ATGGCACTCTCGGACGAAGAGAAAGAACGACTCGCAGACGTCGTTCGTCTCCAACCGACGAAGAACAAAGAGTTACAGGAACGGTGGGGACTCGACTCCGGGAGCGACGTGCATCGCTACCTGGAGGACAGCCTCAAGGAGTACTACTACCGCGACGACAACAGTCTCATCCGCGCCACCGCGGAGGCGGCGGAACTCGTCGACGTGGAACCGGGCGTCGAAACCGACGACGCCGAAGCGGAGGTGCCCTCCGTCATCCGCGTCCCCCGCCTCGAATCGCGGGTGTTCAGCGTCGTGGCCGGACCGGACGAACGCTCCGAAAGCGTCGTCAGCGTCCTCAACAAGGTCCGCGACCGGTTCGACGCCGACCCGGACGTCGAGGACGTCCGCCGCGCCCTGCAGAGTCTCCGCCGGAAGGGCGTCGTCGAAGTCGTCTACCGAACCGTCCCGACGTTCCGCCTCGCCGTCGAACGCGACGAGGTGGACGTGGAAGTGACAGACTAG
- a CDS encoding uS10/mL48 family ribosomal protein, whose product MTFVTKLTFQSGNRYELEDHVSEIQDIVERKGAECKGPHAEPPENVRVPQYRNLAPGDEFSPWDYTVYSRKLEIHGNDHIAREIGHMAFPDSIHIEIEVEQKKPLGHRRE is encoded by the coding sequence ATGACTTTCGTAACCAAACTCACCTTCCAAAGCGGGAACCGCTACGAACTCGAAGACCACGTGTCAGAGATACAAGACATCGTCGAGCGAAAGGGCGCCGAGTGCAAAGGCCCGCACGCGGAACCGCCGGAGAACGTCCGCGTCCCCCAGTACCGGAATCTCGCGCCGGGCGACGAGTTCTCGCCGTGGGACTACACGGTCTACTCCCGGAAACTCGAGATTCACGGCAACGACCACATCGCGCGCGAGATCGGCCACATGGCGTTCCCAGACAGCATTCACATCGAGATAGAGGTCGAACAGAAGAAACCGCTCGGCCACAGGCGGGAGTGA
- a CDS encoding DUF7513 family protein: MSFFDRLFAESAFRSSKPAFEVGQMVTAFVTGRRGDVALVRVGDTVLELEGAEGVPVETRVRFEVEAFDAESSRGRGRLVDVLEDRG; this comes from the coding sequence ATGAGCTTCTTCGACAGACTGTTCGCCGAATCCGCCTTCCGGTCGTCGAAGCCCGCTTTCGAAGTCGGTCAGATGGTGACCGCGTTCGTCACCGGCAGGCGGGGCGACGTCGCCCTCGTCAGAGTCGGTGACACCGTCCTCGAACTCGAAGGCGCAGAGGGCGTCCCCGTCGAAACGCGCGTCCGATTCGAAGTCGAGGCGTTCGACGCGGAGTCGAGTCGCGGGCGCGGACGCCTCGTCGACGTCCTCGAAGACAGAGGATAG
- a CDS encoding ABC transporter permease, whose protein sequence is MSVKDAAERLVGASRGERVLISGAALLLSIAVGFVLILAAGRMTTCGTAAATYFGVGFCYDPLLIYDRLFIGAFGNLSQNPLNGQFATTLSETTILMFTGVAVAVAFRAGIFNIGTQGQLVVGALATAIAVPVVGATVPAGVGPFLLLPFGLLVGAVTGGAYGAIPGALKAYADANEVITTIMLNFVATSIALYLVQDHFKDPESFATQTVSVPDGALFPPILFDPRNDFSLVAFVLAIGLLVAVYLILERTSFGYDLRTSGIQSEAAEYGGVDAARTVVASMTFSGALAGIGGAVYVLMVLGNFQTGVPAYGFDGITVSILAGNNPLGVGLAALLFGVLKSGSIVVDVATDVPPQLVGVLRGLIILFVAMPEFFRLIGKHVWTFEDETTGRPVTDGGVGGETDE, encoded by the coding sequence ATGAGCGTCAAAGACGCGGCCGAACGACTCGTCGGCGCGTCGAGGGGCGAACGGGTACTGATAAGCGGGGCCGCGTTACTGCTGTCTATCGCCGTCGGGTTCGTCCTCATCCTCGCGGCCGGTCGGATGACGACGTGCGGGACGGCCGCCGCGACGTACTTCGGCGTCGGCTTCTGTTACGACCCGCTTTTGATATACGACCGACTGTTCATCGGCGCGTTCGGTAACCTCTCGCAGAACCCGCTCAACGGTCAGTTCGCGACGACGCTCTCGGAGACGACGATACTGATGTTCACCGGCGTCGCAGTCGCCGTCGCCTTCCGCGCCGGCATCTTCAACATCGGGACGCAGGGGCAACTCGTCGTCGGCGCTCTCGCGACGGCCATCGCGGTTCCCGTCGTCGGAGCGACGGTGCCCGCGGGCGTCGGCCCGTTCCTCTTGCTCCCGTTCGGACTCCTCGTCGGAGCCGTCACCGGAGGCGCCTACGGCGCGATACCGGGCGCTCTGAAGGCGTACGCCGACGCGAACGAGGTGATTACGACCATCATGCTGAACTTCGTCGCGACGTCTATCGCGCTGTATCTGGTACAGGACCACTTCAAAGACCCCGAGAGTTTCGCGACGCAGACCGTTTCGGTTCCCGACGGCGCTCTGTTCCCTCCGATCCTGTTCGACCCCCGAAACGACTTCTCGCTCGTCGCGTTCGTCCTCGCTATCGGCCTCCTCGTGGCCGTCTACCTGATACTCGAACGCACCTCGTTCGGCTACGACCTCCGGACCAGCGGTATCCAGTCCGAGGCCGCGGAGTACGGCGGCGTAGACGCCGCTCGAACCGTCGTCGCGAGCATGACGTTCTCCGGTGCGCTCGCCGGAATCGGCGGCGCGGTGTACGTCCTCATGGTCCTCGGGAACTTCCAGACGGGCGTTCCCGCGTACGGCTTCGACGGCATCACCGTCTCCATCCTCGCGGGGAACAATCCGCTCGGCGTCGGCTTGGCGGCGTTGCTGTTCGGCGTCCTCAAGAGCGGGTCCATCGTCGTGGACGTCGCGACGGACGTGCCGCCGCAACTCGTCGGCGTCCTCCGCGGCCTCATCATCCTCTTCGTCGCCATGCCCGAGTTCTTCCGCCTCATCGGCAAGCACGTCTGGACGTTCGAAGACGAGACCACCGGTCGCCCGGTCACCGACGGCGGCGTGGGAGGTGAGACCGATGAGTGA
- a CDS encoding Na+/H+ antiporter NhaC family protein, which produces MTDTDGTPDLRFRGGRLASAVPIAFFVAWAIVQSGILGIGDTTGLIVGMLLGLILGMFLVVGDWKAYADVLFDGMTQRVAATAIVAWLWAGMFAETIQVGGFVDGLVWAADAVSVGAALFPAITFLLAALLATGIGTGYGTAIAFTALVFPAGVVLGANPVLLFGAILSGAVFGDNLAPVSDTTIVSAVTQNADIGGVVLSRLKYALVAAVFAFAAYLLAGSAMAGQPIDVDNVGGPSTALGLVHLVSIGLVIVTAIRGRHIVEAVSWGLVTSAVLNVVLGLAAPADMVAFNAPRTSGLVQAMDAIPVVGAFIVPVDPGNAAVGGSLYAGAAGFFPLIVLVLLIVAGAEVMQVGGAFEAIQEFLLERVATTVRRAETTMVLGTALVNGMITINTAAEIAIAPYISTLGRRFNINGYRRANILDANTSALGYIFPWGGGLLAGYSAMQRLPEQYEWFTQSMVVNPASVWPYVFHGWFLVAVFLLAAWTGYGREYVSDRESGEVSRV; this is translated from the coding sequence ATGACCGATACAGACGGGACTCCGGACCTGCGGTTCCGAGGCGGACGCCTCGCGAGCGCAGTTCCGATAGCGTTCTTCGTCGCGTGGGCCATCGTACAGAGCGGGATACTGGGTATCGGCGACACGACGGGACTCATCGTCGGGATGTTACTCGGACTCATCCTCGGGATGTTCCTCGTCGTCGGCGACTGGAAGGCGTACGCTGACGTCCTCTTCGACGGCATGACCCAGCGGGTGGCCGCGACGGCCATCGTCGCGTGGCTGTGGGCGGGCATGTTCGCCGAGACGATTCAGGTCGGCGGCTTCGTCGACGGACTCGTCTGGGCCGCGGACGCTGTCAGCGTCGGTGCGGCGCTGTTCCCGGCGATAACGTTCCTCTTGGCCGCCCTGCTCGCGACCGGTATCGGGACGGGGTACGGGACGGCAATCGCGTTCACGGCGCTCGTCTTCCCGGCGGGCGTCGTCCTCGGCGCGAATCCGGTGCTGCTTTTCGGTGCCATCCTCTCGGGCGCGGTGTTCGGCGACAACCTCGCTCCCGTCAGCGACACCACCATCGTCAGCGCGGTGACGCAGAACGCCGACATCGGCGGCGTCGTCCTCTCGCGCCTGAAGTACGCGCTCGTCGCCGCCGTCTTCGCCTTCGCCGCGTACCTCCTCGCCGGAAGCGCGATGGCGGGACAGCCTATCGACGTGGACAACGTCGGCGGTCCCTCGACGGCGCTCGGACTCGTCCACCTCGTCTCTATCGGCCTCGTCATCGTGACGGCGATTCGCGGCCGACACATCGTCGAGGCCGTCTCGTGGGGACTCGTCACCTCCGCGGTGTTGAACGTCGTCCTCGGACTCGCCGCGCCGGCGGACATGGTCGCGTTCAACGCGCCGCGGACCTCGGGACTCGTCCAGGCGATGGACGCGATTCCCGTCGTCGGCGCGTTCATCGTCCCGGTCGACCCCGGTAACGCCGCGGTCGGCGGGAGTCTCTACGCCGGTGCGGCGGGCTTTTTCCCGCTCATCGTTCTCGTCTTGCTCATCGTCGCGGGCGCGGAGGTGATGCAGGTCGGCGGCGCGTTCGAGGCGATACAGGAGTTCCTCCTCGAACGCGTGGCCACCACGGTTCGCCGCGCCGAGACGACGATGGTTCTCGGAACCGCACTCGTGAACGGAATGATAACGATAAACACCGCCGCCGAAATCGCCATCGCGCCGTACATCTCGACGCTCGGTCGCCGGTTCAACATCAACGGCTACCGGCGCGCGAACATCCTCGACGCGAACACCTCCGCACTCGGGTATATCTTCCCGTGGGGCGGCGGCCTGCTGGCGGGCTACTCCGCGATGCAGCGCCTCCCCGAACAGTACGAGTGGTTCACGCAGTCGATGGTCGTCAACCCCGCGAGCGTCTGGCCGTACGTGTTCCACGGCTGGTTCCTCGTCGCGGTGTTCCTGCTCGCGGCGTGGACCGGATACGGACGCGAGTACGTTTCCGACCGCGAGTCCGGGGAGGTGAGTCGCGTATGA
- a CDS encoding DUF5787 family protein: MYPADAEFGFELLVCRWAEESWPPGGRRDSAVLVARQLGTKRRRWDTVVVECDPAGLAARAEFGDRTLDSDLLHVVRNAPEEWAWYRDALPHPGYPWRYVRAAVHRAADRGVVETRRRGNRIEIRRIAPYPDWVRRIVAVENKPDLDASAARALSDQLERDVETGLADEVWVATATTGRRVEPALLEDVPVEVGILTMSFDSDLSEWATANVEWHPSDVVPARAEGDDERETTRLELAERAYGTGWRSFHETMRPDCRHFELRRFGEALVPHCAAKGRSQTAAECAGSCPDFEPEPPAWRTKGWPIEGGPGAAIRRLLGDRRERVRRREARSD, encoded by the coding sequence GTGTACCCCGCAGACGCCGAGTTCGGGTTCGAGTTACTCGTCTGTCGGTGGGCCGAAGAGTCGTGGCCGCCCGGCGGACGGAGAGACTCCGCCGTCCTCGTCGCGCGGCAACTCGGGACGAAGCGCCGGCGGTGGGACACCGTCGTCGTCGAGTGCGACCCGGCGGGACTCGCGGCGAGAGCCGAGTTCGGCGACCGAACGCTCGACTCGGACCTCCTGCACGTCGTCCGCAACGCGCCCGAAGAGTGGGCGTGGTACCGCGACGCCCTCCCTCATCCGGGCTACCCGTGGCGGTACGTCCGCGCGGCCGTCCACCGCGCCGCGGACCGCGGCGTCGTGGAGACGCGCCGCCGGGGGAACCGAATCGAGATTCGCCGCATCGCACCGTACCCCGATTGGGTCCGCCGCATCGTCGCCGTCGAGAACAAACCCGACTTGGACGCCTCCGCGGCCCGCGCCCTCTCGGACCAACTCGAACGCGACGTGGAGACGGGACTCGCAGACGAGGTGTGGGTCGCCACCGCTACGACGGGGCGGCGCGTCGAACCCGCGCTTTTGGAAGACGTGCCCGTCGAGGTGGGTATCCTCACGATGTCGTTCGACTCGGACCTCTCGGAGTGGGCCACCGCGAACGTCGAGTGGCACCCGAGCGACGTGGTGCCCGCGAGAGCGGAGGGAGACGACGAACGGGAAACGACCCGCCTCGAACTCGCCGAACGCGCCTACGGAACGGGCTGGCGGTCGTTCCACGAGACGATGCGGCCCGACTGCCGTCACTTCGAACTCCGGCGGTTCGGCGAGGCCCTCGTCCCCCACTGCGCGGCGAAAGGGCGGTCACAGACCGCCGCCGAGTGCGCGGGGTCCTGCCCCGACTTCGAACCGGAACCGCCCGCGTGGCGGACGAAAGGGTGGCCGATAGAAGGGGGTCCCGGGGCGGCGATTCGGCGGTTGCTCGGAGACCGGCGAGAACGCGTCCGCCGGAGAGAGGCCCGGTCGGACTAG
- a CDS encoding right-handed parallel beta-helix repeat-containing protein, with translation MPAAMFVGPVAAQTDSEVIDSCTVITEPGAYVVGENFSAENATQAVADPGVDANVSACIVVESDDVTLDGENVRMDGPVSDEMDTNETDTNETANESLVTGIAVTGDNVSVESTHVRDFDVGVLFAGASNSSLTEFEADDTERAGVAFVNASNNSVEDVNADDVTEGVSGIDDTESDSTNDTAENESEEMFAGAFVFVDASNNTVQNATVDGTTGWTVYSEKTAENETTENETVENETAENETVENETVENEATADANNSVENISVNGMPFSAEFQNANIGLASEYPDAPDDTVVVNGPLQTEVASDNDSIQLSFLYDDAGLEDAGTTELTLNIYQVSGDTWTEVDGAVIDVSDDSANAMVDNGTYALVGEVTEDEMPEDETETETPVENETETPVDDTVENDTETPADDTETPVDVTVENDTETPVDNETTETETETETATETETETETATETETETDTPTPVDIAIDNETTETETVSDDTMTTENDTGTESTDTATAEA, from the coding sequence ATGCCGGCCGCGATGTTCGTCGGCCCGGTTGCCGCACAGACAGACTCAGAAGTTATCGACTCGTGCACAGTCATCACCGAACCCGGAGCGTACGTCGTCGGTGAGAACTTCTCCGCGGAGAACGCGACACAGGCGGTAGCCGACCCGGGCGTAGACGCTAACGTCTCCGCCTGTATCGTCGTCGAGAGCGACGACGTGACTCTCGACGGAGAGAACGTCCGGATGGACGGCCCGGTGTCGGACGAGATGGACACAAACGAGACGGACACAAACGAGACGGCAAACGAATCGCTCGTCACCGGTATCGCCGTCACCGGTGACAACGTCTCCGTCGAATCCACGCACGTCAGAGACTTCGACGTGGGAGTGCTCTTTGCCGGTGCGTCCAACTCCTCTTTGACCGAGTTCGAGGCGGACGATACCGAGCGTGCGGGCGTTGCCTTCGTGAACGCGTCCAACAACTCCGTCGAGGACGTCAACGCGGATGACGTCACCGAGGGTGTGTCGGGCATCGACGACACGGAGAGCGACTCGACGAACGACACCGCCGAAAACGAGAGCGAGGAGATGTTCGCCGGTGCGTTCGTCTTCGTGGACGCGAGCAACAACACCGTTCAGAACGCCACCGTCGACGGGACGACGGGGTGGACGGTCTACAGCGAGAAGACGGCCGAAAACGAGACGACTGAAAACGAGACAGTGGAGAACGAAACGGCCGAAAACGAAACCGTCGAGAACGAGACGGTCGAGAACGAAGCGACCGCGGACGCGAACAACTCCGTCGAGAACATCAGCGTGAACGGCATGCCGTTCTCCGCGGAGTTCCAAAACGCGAACATCGGTCTGGCTTCGGAGTACCCGGACGCGCCCGACGACACAGTCGTCGTCAACGGACCTCTCCAGACCGAGGTGGCTTCCGACAACGATAGCATCCAACTATCGTTCCTCTACGACGACGCCGGACTGGAAGACGCGGGGACCACCGAACTCACCTTGAACATCTACCAAGTCAGCGGCGACACGTGGACCGAAGTCGACGGTGCGGTCATCGACGTGAGCGACGATAGCGCGAACGCGATGGTCGACAACGGCACCTACGCTCTCGTCGGCGAGGTAACCGAAGACGAGATGCCGGAAGACGAGACGGAGACCGAAACGCCGGTCGAGAACGAGACCGAAACGCCGGTCGACGACACCGTCGAAAACGACACCGAAACGCCAGCTGACGACACCGAAACGCCGGTCGACGTCACCGTCGAAAACGACACCGAAACGCCGGTCGACAACGAGACGACCGAAACCGAGACTGAGACTGAGACAGCAACGGAAACCGAAACGGAAACCGAGACAGCAACGGAAACCGAGACTGAGACCGACACCCCGACGCCGGTCGACATCGCTATCGACAACGAGACGACCGAAACCGAGACGGTCAGCGACGACACGATGACGACCGAGAACGACACGGGGACAGAATCGACCGATACCGCGACGGCAGAAGCGTAA